A region of the Candidatus Palauibacter soopunensis genome:
TCAAGGCATGGGTGACGGAGGGCATCAAGCCGGGCGTCGTCGCGTGCAGCCACCACATGGGGCGCTGGAAGCTGGCGGACGCCGCGGGCGCGGGTGCGGACGCGGGGGAACCCGGATCGGCCGGCCGCGGCGAGCGGGAGAACATGGCCGGCCAGCGGCAACTCATGGCCACGGTCTCCCTCGCGGAGAAGGACGGCGACTGGAAGCTGTCACGCAGGCAGGGCGCGACGCCGTACGAGACCGACGATCCGGACACGTCCCGGATCTGGTGGACGGACGTGGGGGTGCATCAGAACCTCACTTTCCCGGTGCACCCCGATCCGGTGTCCGGGATGCACTGCTGGCACCAGGCCGTGCGCGTGGCCAAGGCGTCGCGGCGCGACCGTCACGGGGACATTCACGTCGACACGAAGCGGTCGCACGAGGTGTACCGGCGCTGGCTCGACAAGACGCGCGGAGCCCGGCGGCACTCTCCCGATGGGACGCGCCGGCCGCACTGGCTCATCCGCCCCGTGCGTCCCGTCCGCACGGCATACGATCTCCCGGAGCCGGACGGGTCGGAGGCGTCCCCGCCGGACCCGCGGGGCGCAACTTGACAGCAAATCGAGGCCCCCATCTACTTCGTAATGTGAAAGTGAACAGTGCCGCACGCGCCGCTGGCGCGGGATACTGAGTCGGCCATGGAGTTGTTTCGCGCCCTGGGCGCGCTTCTCGATGGTCCGTGCGGGGAGAATCGGCTCATCGGCCACCTCCTCGAGCTGGGCCCGGTGCCGGACGAGCCCACCCACAACGACCTCTTCCTCTTCCAGCTCTATCCGTACGCCTCGGCCTTCCTGGGCACGGACGGCCGCATGGGCGGGGAGGCGCGCGACCGCGTCGCCGGTTTCTGGCGCGCGCTGGGGACGACGCCCCCGGAGGATCCGGACCACCTTCGGGCCCTGCTGGGGGGCTACGCCTGGCTCGTGGAAGCCCAGCAGCGGGGGAACGGCAAGTCTGCCCAGGCCTGTCGCGATGCGCGGCACGCCTTTCTCTGGGAGCACCTGCTCTCGTGGGTCCTCCCCTTTCTCACCAAGCTGCGGCAGATCGCGCCGCCGTTCTACCGGGAGTGGGCCGACACGCTCGAGGCCCTCCTCTTCAGCGAGTCGGCCCGCCTCGGGCCGCCGACGCGACGTCCGCTCGCGCTCCGAGAGGCGAAGCCGGTGCCCGACCCGCGCCGGACCGATGGGGACAGCTTCTTCAACGCCCTTCTGAGCCCGGTTCGCAGCGGACTCGTCCTCACGCGCGCGGACCTCGCCAGGGCCGCGCGCGACCTCGGCCTCGGTCTCCGCGTGGGCGAACGCGCCTACATCCTCCGGTCCATGATGTCGCAGGGGCCGCGCGCGACCCTGGACTGGCTTGCGTGCGAGGCGCGGGACTGGGCGCATCTTCACGACCGCGGGGGGACCACGGCGCCGGAAGTCGCCGATTTCTGGACGCACCGCGTGACCGCGACAGGTCGCCTCCTCAGCGACCTCAGCGCCGACATCGACGTCGACCTCGACTCCGAGCTCAGCGCCGACATACAGAATGGCTGACGCCGGCGGGAGCCCGCCCCTTCATCCGGGGCGTTTCCGCGCCGTCTTCCTCCTCCTTCTCGTCGTCGGGATCAGCCTCCTCTTCCTCGAGATGATCCGGACGTTCCTCACGGCGCTCTTCCTGGGGGCCATCCTCAGCGGCCTCATGTACCCGGCCTACCGCACCCTCTGCCGCTGGTTCGGCGGAAGGGAGGGGCTGGCCTCCTTCGCGGCGGTCGGACTGTTCGTCATTCTCCTCATCGGACCCGTCACGGCGTTCCTCGGCATCGTCGCGAACCAGGCCGTGCAGGTCACCCAAACGGCCGGCCCGTGGATCGACAACATGCAGGCTCAACTGCGGCAACCCGGAGGACTCGACGAACTGCTCGACCGAATCCCCTGGCTGGATTCGCTACGTCCCTACCAGGAGCAGCTTCTCCAGAGGCTGGGCGAAGTCGCGGGGTCCGTCGGCGGTCTGGTGGTCGACTGGCTCGCCGACGTCACGACGGCCACCGTGAAGGTCGTCTTCCTCCTGTTGCTGATGTTGTACGCCATGTTCTTCTTCCTGAAGGACGGCCGCGGCGTGCTGCACAAGGTTCTCTACTACCTCCCTCTGTCCGACGAAGACGAGCGCCGCATGCTCGACCGCTTCGTCTCCGTGACGCGGGCGATGGTGAAGGGGACGTTTCTCATCGGCATCGTGCAGGGCGCGCTGGCCGGGCTCGCCTTCTGGGTGGTGGGGATTCCGTCCGCCGCCTTCTGGGGCACGGTCATGGCGGTCCTGTCGATCGTGCCGGGGATCGGGTCGGCGCTCGTGTGGCTGCCCGCCGCGATCTACCTCCTCGCGGCCGGCCAGGTCGCCGGCGGCATCGGGCTGATCCTGTGGTGCGGCCTCGTGGTGGGGACGCTGGACAACCTCATGCGCCCCTGGCTCGTCGGGCGCGACACCCGGATGCCGGACCTGATGATCCTGCTCGGCACCCTCGGCGGGCTCATCGCCTTCGGCATGGCCGGCGTGCTCATCGGCCCGATCGTCGCGGCGCTCTTCATCACCGTGTGGGAACTCTACGGCGAATCCTTCCGCGACATCCTGCCCGCCACGGCGTTCGGCGCGCGGGCACCCGCGGAGGCCGACGCCGCGGAGCTCGAGGCGGAAGCCGCGGCTGCCGAAGCCGCCGCACCGGAAGCCTCCCCGCCGGAAGCCCCGCCCGAGGCGTAGCCCGATCCGCCGAACGGCATGAGCGGGAGCCCGCTCGACCGGCTGCGCGAGAGCGGCGCGGCGCTCTCCCGCGTCACGGAGCGCTGGGTGCCGGACGCGTGGGTGATCCTCATGTTGCTCACCGTGGTCGCGCTCCTCCTCGCGGTCACGGGCGGCGGCGCTTCGATCCCGGAGGCGGGGCTGGCGTGGGGCGCCGGCGTCTGGACGCTGCTGGAACTGGCAATGCAGTTCTCGATCATCATGGTGGCGGCCCACGCGTGTGCCTCATCCCCCCCGATGTACCGGATGCTCGACCGCCTCGCGGGCCTCCCGAACCCCGAACGCCCCGTGCAGGCAGTGGCCCTCGCCGCCGGATTCTCGATGGCGGCCGGCTATCTCAACTGGGCGTTCGGGCTCGTAGGGTCGGCGCTCTTCGTCCCGTTCATCCTCAAGCGCAACCCACGGGCCGACGTGCGACTCGTCATCGCCGCGGCGTACATGGGCATCGGGACGGTGTGGCAGAGCGGCCTCTCCAGCTCCGCCCCGCTCATCATGGCCACGCCCGGCAACCCCCTGCTCGAGCCGGGCGCCGGCGCGCCCGTCGTGGACCGTCTCTATCCGGTCACCGAGACCCTCTTCCATCCCTTCAACCTCGGGTACGCCGCCGTCATGCTGCTCGTCGGTCTCGTGGCCGCGATGGCGCTCCACCCGCACCGCGACGCCGTCACCCTCACCGAGGCGGAGGTCGACGAGATCCTCCCCGCGCCACCGCCGCCGGCGCGCGCGGGCACGACGCCGGCCGAGCGCCTCGACCGCTTCCGCGGCTGGACGCTGCTCGCCGCCGTTCTGCTCGCGTATCCCCTCATCCACTCGATCGTCACCCGCGGCTTCGGCGCGAGCTGGACGATCAACGCGTACAACACCGTCTTCCTCGCCGTGGCGCTCGTCCTCCACGGCCGCCCGACGTCGTTTCTGAGGGCCTGCCGCCACGGAGTGGCCTCGGCGTGGGGGATCATCCTTCAGTTCCCCTTCTACGCCGGCATCTTCGGCGTCATCCAGAACACGAACCTGGGAAGCTGGCTCGGCGAGCAGTTCGCCGCGGTTGCCACGACCCGGCTCTACCCCCTCGTGGTCTACGTCTACTCGGGGATCATGAGCATGTTCATCCCGTCGGCGGGCTCGAAGTGGATGATCGAGGCGCCGTACGTGATCCCGGCCGGAGAGGCCCTCGACGTGTCCGTCATGACCGTGCTGCTCGCCTACGCGTACGGAGACTCCGCGTTCAACCTCATCCACCCGTTCTGGGCGCTCCCCATCCTCGCCGTGACGCGGCGGCGCTTCGGGGAAATCCTCGGGTATGCCTTCCTCCTCTGGCTGGCGACGATCCTCCTCGGCGTCGTGACCATGCTCGTGATCCCGATCCGGTGGTGACGCCCATGACGCCGGTGACCCCATGAGGACCCTGCTCATCCTCCGGCACGCGAAGTCCTCCTGGGAACACCCCGGGCTCCGCGACCACGACCGCCCCCTCAATCCCCGCGGCCGCCGCGACGCGCCCCGCATGGGGCGGTTCCTCGCGGGACAGAACCTCGTGCCCGACCGCATCGTGAGTTCGACCGCCGTCCGCGCGCGCACGACGGCAGAACTCGCGGCGGCGGAGTTCGACCGGGAGGTGGAGATCGAGACGACGTACGACCTCTACGGCGCTTCTCCCGACGGCTACATCGAGGTCGCGGAAGCGGCGGGGGGAACGGCGGAGCGCCTCATGCTCGTCGGCCACAACCCCGGCATCACCTCTCTCGTCTGGCACCTGACGGGCGCGGGCGAGTACATGCCGACCGCCGCCCTCGCCGCCGTGGAACTGGCCATCGAAGACTGGTCGGAACTGGGGTCGGCCCGCCGCGGCCGCCTGATCGGCCTCTGGCGCCCCAAGGCGCTCCCTCCCGGCTGACGCCCGTCAGCGTCCGCCGGGCTCCAGCGTGACCGAGAGCGTGTAGACGAGGTCGTCGAGCGGGGAGTCGTCCCCACCCCCCGAGTTCGCGGCGAGGTGGAGCACGACCGGCGTCTCCGCGTCGGGAGCACGCCACTCGAAGGTCCAGTCCACGACGCCGTCCGTCGGCGTAGCACCGGCGCCCGTGTGCTGGACGTATTCCGTGCCGTTCTCTCCCCGTACGACGGTGACCCGGTCGTCGAGGGGCCGGATCTCGCCGGCCCCGGCGCCGCGCCGGTCCCCGTCCGCGAAGCGGAACGAACCCTGGAAGCCGGCCGACAGCATGTCGAAGCTCTCGAACCGGATCGTCACGGGATGCCGTTGCCCCGGACGGTAGCCCCCGTGGAGTCCGAGCACCTCCAGGGTGGACCCCGGTTCGTTGAGCGGAGCCCCGAAGTGACAGGTGGCGCAGGTCGGCTCCCCGAAACCCCCCGTGTGGCCCGGAGGCGGTCCGTCGATGTGCGGTGGCATATGTGCCGATGGGCGCGACGCGACGCGCGGCCCGGCGCCGGGATCCTCCCCGGGGACCGCGGCGATCCCGGCCATCGCGAAGAGGCCCGCGGCGCAGAGCGCGGCCGCGGGCCCCGGGAGGGACATCAGCGCGAGCGCGGCGACACCACCGCCCGGCCGACCGTGTTCACGTCCGCCCCGAACCAGATCGAGTCCGTGGCCGGATCGTAGTACATGTGCCGGATCGTGCCGCCCCCGCTCGGCACGTCGAGCGTGCCCACGAACTCCTCCGTATCCGTGTCGAAGCCGACGAACCGGTTCGGCTGGATCCCCGTCTCTACGAGCCACACGACATCGTACTTGTCGATCGCCACGCCGTAGGGCCGGGACTCTTCGCCCGCCGGCAGGTCGTATTCCCGCTGGAATCCGCCGCCCTCCTCGACGAGGCCGATCTTCCCCCGGCTGTAGTCGACGTACCAGATCCGGTCCCTCGAGTCGATGACGAGACGGCGCGGCCGCGCCCCCTCGGGCAGGTCGTAGCCGATGAGTTCGAAGGAGGACGGGTCCACCATGCCGATGAGGTTCGTGTTGAAGTGCGCGATCCAGGGCCGGTTCTCCGAGTCCAGCTTGACCCCGTACGGCCGGCTCGAGCCCATGCCGCGGCGGGTCTCGACCTCGGGGGCCTCCACCAGCCGCACCTCCCTCGACTCCTTGTCGAGGAAGCCGATGAGGTTGCCGCCCTGCACGGAGAACCAGATGTCTCCGTTGTCGTCCCAGATCAGCGTGTGCGGATCACGCGCGCGCTCGTCCGGCATCATGATCTTGTCGATCTCGCCCGTGGCCGGATCGATGATCCCGATGTGGTTCGCGCGGTTCCCGGCGTAGTAGATCATCCCGTCATCGTCGACGATCAGGTTGTGGGGCCCCGTGCCGTCGTCCATGTCGTAGCGCGTGAACTCCCCCGTGGCCGGGTCCAGCACGGCGGCATAGTGCGCCGTCTGTCCCACGAACCAGACGCGGCCGTCCGGTCCCACGAACGGGTCGCGCGGACGGCTCTCGGGGTAGGGCACCGTCCATTCCTCGATGGCGAGAACGTCGGTGGCCGCGGTATGGTCCTGCGCCGCCACTCCGGCGGAGCCGACGACGGTCGACACCGCCGCGAACCCTGCCGCCGCCAGTGTCGCGACGCGAATTCGATGAATCATCTCCGTACCTCCTCGATCGCTGTTGCTGCTTCATGCCTCGCCGCCCGGACCTTGGGCGTCAGATAGATATTGGCGGTCAGACGGCCCAACAGAAAGCCGGTGAAGGCGGCGGTCGCGCCGACCCAGCCCAGCCCCCAGCCGACCGCGACGAACACGATGGCCACGGCCGTGATCTCTGCGGCGGTCCCGACGATGATGGGACCCGTCGTCCGGTGCCGGATCAGCGTGCCCCGCTGCAGCGAGAGGAGGACGCCGAGGAAGGGGACGGGGGTGAGCACCCGGGCGGCCGGAATCGCGAAGGAGGCGAGTTCGGGCGTGAGGCCGGACACGTGGACGAACCAGAGGTGGGAGAGCGGGGTGAACGCGAGGAGCGCGAGGACGCCGGAGAGCGTCGCGCCGAGCCCGATCGCGAAGCGGCGGATCGCCTCGTAGCCCTCGTTCCGCCGGCCCAGGAGCGCGATGACCGCGTCCTGGAAGCTGAGACCCACGGAGCGGAAGATGAACCCGAGCGAGTGCACGACCGGGAACACGGCGAGCGACTCGACCGGCGACGCGGCACGACCCATGAAGAAGGTGAGCATCGGCTGGATCGCGATCCCGATCAGCGACGTGAGCATCAGGGGCAGGTAGAAGCGTCCGATTTCACCGAAGCGCAGTTCGCCGCCTTCGGTCCCCGCGCCCGACGCCGGATCGGCGGTGGAGACACCCACGCGGCCGATCTCCGCGATGTCGTGCGGGTCCGACGAGACCGTGACGGGTTCGGTCGTATCCGCCGGCCGGCCCGCCGGGACGAGCAGGGCGCGGATGGCGTCCCGGGCCATCCAGCGCGCGACCGCCGCTTCCATCACCACGCCGAACGAAAGCGCGGAAGCCCCGACCGCGGCACCGGGGAGGTCCGTGGCGATGGCGAGCATGAGCGCGGCGACCGACATCGAGACGAGCCGCACGACCGTCCCGCCCGCCACGAGCCGCGTGCGCCCGGACCGGATGAGCACGCCCTGCCAGAAGCGCCGGTAGCCGATGGCGGCCGGCCAGGGCAGAAAGCACCACAGCGCTCCGTACGTCAGGCGCGCCAGGTCCTCCGGCAGCCCGAGCACCCCCAGCATGAGCCCGCGGTGCACCGGCGGCACGAGCACGACCAGGAGCATCAGCGTGGAGAAGGCGTTCAGCCCGTGCGCGAACGTCCGCAGCCGCCGGTAGGAGACGGCGTCCTCCACGAGCGCCGTCGAGGCGCTCAGCAGCATGATGACCGGCGCCTCCATCAGCACCGCCAGCGCGATCGCGACACCGTAGGCCGCCAGCCCCAGCGTGGGATCCGGCAGCCGCGCCACGACCGCCGCGAGATAGGGCCCCTCGACCGCCATCATCAACCATGTGGCGGCCAGCGGGGCCCAGAAGGCGAAGATCCGACGTGCGGAAAGGCCGGTGGAGTCGGTCAGCGGAAGAGACCTTCCAGGCGCTCCAGCGACCACGTCCACCCGAGGCGGTGTCCCTCCGCGGCCTCGGCGGCGGGGAAGCCCTCATGCGCGACGACGACCTCGGTCGACGCTCCGTCGGCGATGAACTCGACCGTGACGAGCGTTTCGCCGACCGCGGATTCCGGCTCCTCCCAGTCCCACGTATACACGAGCCGGTTCGGGGCATCGACCTCGCGGTACACTCCGAACGCCGTATGCTGCGTCCCCGCTTCCGCCTCGATGAGAAGGCGGTACGGTCCCCCGGGCACGAGGTCGACCTGCGAGTCGCGGATCGTCGCGCCCGGAGGGCAGGACCACTGCCGGATCAGCTCCGGTTCGGTCCAGGCGCGGAACACGGCCTCCAGAGGCGCGGGGATCACTCTCGTGACGCGGCACTCTCGATCGGCGGAAGCGGTCATCCGGATCTCCTTGGAATCTGGGGCAAAATCTGCGGCCGTTCGGCGTGGAATCTGGCGCGAGACGATTGGACGGGATCAGGTTGTCCCATTCGTAAATGATTAACGACTCACCGGGCAAGGAGTTCCGCCGTTCGTGAGACGTTCGTGAATTCGGCAAAGCTGATCGTTCCGGCGGTCGCCTTCGGGCTCCTGATGCCCGTGGCCGCCGCCGCCCAGGGATCGCCCTCGAACCGGGATCGGTTCGCCCTGTTTACGGCCTGTCGCCCCGTTCCGGTGGAGGTCTTCGTCACCAACATGGGCGGGCCGGCTGACATCACCACGCCATCCGTGGAGAGCATGGCCACGAGCCGGCTGCAGGCGGCCGGGATCGATGCCCCCGCCGGCCGGCCAGGCGGGTCCACGCTCCAGTTGTCCGTCTTCGTCAGTGCACAGAGACTCACCGCCAGCGCGGTAGTGACGGTCTACGTTATCCGCCTGCGCCTCCTGAAGCTCGTTTACGACCGCCAGAGCGATCCCGGAACGGGAGAGGCCGGGCGCGGCTCCGCGGACTCCCCCGGCACCGCGCCGGATTGGTTGAACTGGGCGCCGACGTGGGAAACGCCGCAGCAGGGAATCGGCTTCTATCTCGGGCGCGACGGGGATCCAGTCACGAGTCTGGTCGGCAGGATGCTGGACGAGTTCGTGAGCGAGTATGTGCGCGTCAACGCGGAGGCGTGCTAGCGGTCCGCGGCCCATCGCCGATTGCCGCCGGGCGAGGCCCGCACCTAGGTTGCTCGATTCCGCCGCGCGCCCGACCCTGGCTACGCGTGCACCCATTCCGAGAGGATCGCCGTTGCGCAAGCTCCGCGTAGGTATCGTGGACCTGGTCTCGAAGGGACCCACGAAGGCCCTGTACGCCAAGGTGATGCACGCGAACCTCGCGAGCATCATGCCGCAGGTTCTCGGCGCGTGGTGCGAGGAGGCCGGGCACGATGTGAGCCTCGTCTGCTACACCGGCTTCGAGGACCTCATCGAGGAACTCCCGCAGGACATCGACCTGCTCTTCGTGAGCGCGTTCTCACAGGGTGCCCAGCTCTCCTACGCGATCAGCGAGATGTTCCGCCGGCGGGGCGCCGTCACCTGTATCGGCGGTCCGCACGCGCGCTGCTATCCG
Encoded here:
- a CDS encoding histidine phosphatase family protein, producing the protein MRTLLILRHAKSSWEHPGLRDHDRPLNPRGRRDAPRMGRFLAGQNLVPDRIVSSTAVRARTTAELAAAEFDREVEIETTYDLYGASPDGYIEVAEAAGGTAERLMLVGHNPGITSLVWHLTGAGEYMPTAALAAVELAIEDWSELGSARRGRLIGLWRPKALPPG
- a CDS encoding SRPBCC domain-containing protein, producing the protein MTASADRECRVTRVIPAPLEAVFRAWTEPELIRQWSCPPGATIRDSQVDLVPGGPYRLLIEAEAGTQHTAFGVYREVDAPNRLVYTWDWEEPESAVGETLVTVEFIADGASTEVVVAHEGFPAAEAAEGHRLGWTWSLERLEGLFR
- a CDS encoding TIGR00366 family protein, with the translated sequence MSGSPLDRLRESGAALSRVTERWVPDAWVILMLLTVVALLLAVTGGGASIPEAGLAWGAGVWTLLELAMQFSIIMVAAHACASSPPMYRMLDRLAGLPNPERPVQAVALAAGFSMAAGYLNWAFGLVGSALFVPFILKRNPRADVRLVIAAAYMGIGTVWQSGLSSSAPLIMATPGNPLLEPGAGAPVVDRLYPVTETLFHPFNLGYAAVMLLVGLVAAMALHPHRDAVTLTEAEVDEILPAPPPPARAGTTPAERLDRFRGWTLLAAVLLAYPLIHSIVTRGFGASWTINAYNTVFLAVALVLHGRPTSFLRACRHGVASAWGIILQFPFYAGIFGVIQNTNLGSWLGEQFAAVATTRLYPLVVYVYSGIMSMFIPSAGSKWMIEAPYVIPAGEALDVSVMTVLLAYAYGDSAFNLIHPFWALPILAVTRRRFGEILGYAFLLWLATILLGVVTMLVIPIRW
- a CDS encoding molecular chaperone TorD family protein; the protein is MELFRALGALLDGPCGENRLIGHLLELGPVPDEPTHNDLFLFQLYPYASAFLGTDGRMGGEARDRVAGFWRALGTTPPEDPDHLRALLGGYAWLVEAQQRGNGKSAQACRDARHAFLWEHLLSWVLPFLTKLRQIAPPFYREWADTLEALLFSESARLGPPTRRPLALREAKPVPDPRRTDGDSFFNALLSPVRSGLVLTRADLARAARDLGLGLRVGERAYILRSMMSQGPRATLDWLACEARDWAHLHDRGGTTAPEVADFWTHRVTATGRLLSDLSADIDVDLDSELSADIQNG
- a CDS encoding AI-2E family transporter, which gives rise to MADAGGSPPLHPGRFRAVFLLLLVVGISLLFLEMIRTFLTALFLGAILSGLMYPAYRTLCRWFGGREGLASFAAVGLFVILLIGPVTAFLGIVANQAVQVTQTAGPWIDNMQAQLRQPGGLDELLDRIPWLDSLRPYQEQLLQRLGEVAGSVGGLVVDWLADVTTATVKVVFLLLLMLYAMFFFLKDGRGVLHKVLYYLPLSDEDERRMLDRFVSVTRAMVKGTFLIGIVQGALAGLAFWVVGIPSAAFWGTVMAVLSIVPGIGSALVWLPAAIYLLAAGQVAGGIGLILWCGLVVGTLDNLMRPWLVGRDTRMPDLMILLGTLGGLIAFGMAGVLIGPIVAALFITVWELYGESFRDILPATAFGARAPAEADAAELEAEAAAAEAAAPEASPPEAPPEA
- a CDS encoding choice-of-anchor V domain-containing protein, yielding MSLPGPAAALCAAGLFAMAGIAAVPGEDPGAGPRVASRPSAHMPPHIDGPPPGHTGGFGEPTCATCHFGAPLNEPGSTLEVLGLHGGYRPGQRHPVTIRFESFDMLSAGFQGSFRFADGDRRGAGAGEIRPLDDRVTVVRGENGTEYVQHTGAGATPTDGVVDWTFEWRAPDAETPVVLHLAANSGGGDDSPLDDLVYTLSVTLEPGGR